One window from the genome of Cryptomeria japonica chromosome 6, Sugi_1.0, whole genome shotgun sequence encodes:
- the LOC131052852 gene encoding ubiquitin C-terminal hydrolase 13 isoform X1: MAQIKVDGSLIVHFRSLDKPKEDDFCLELSRLYTYDDVVDRVAHKLGLDDPSKIRLTGQNCFSQKPKPRPIKYRGVDYLSEMLVHYNKTSDILYYEVLDIPLPELQGLKTLKVFFRHSTKDEVSVHNIRLPKQSAVADVINDLKTKVELSNADAEIRLLDVFYYKIYKIFPLDEKVENINDFYWTLRAEEIPEEEKNLGPNDRLIHVYHFKKDASRNDMQVKNFGEPFFLLIHEGEILAEVKQRIQKKLQVSDDEFAKWKFAFLSQGEPDYLQDTDIVSSRFQSLGDVCAYGAWEQYLGLEHSDNAPERYPRNF, encoded by the exons ATGGCCCAAATTAAAGTCGATGGATCTTTG ATTGTTCATTTTCGAAGCTTGGATAAGCCAAAGGAAGATGACTTTTGTCTTGAGTT ATCAAGACTCTACACTTATGACGATGTTGTAGATAGGGTTGCACATAAACTTGGTCTAGATGATCCTTCCAAAATCAGACTCACGGGGCAAAATTGTTTCTCTCAGAAACCAAAGCCTCGACCTATCAAGTATCGTGGCGTGGATTACTTATCTGAAATGCTGGTTCATTACAATAAG ACTTCTGATATCTTGTACTATGAAGTTCTGGATATACCACTCCCAGAGTTGCAAGGGCTAAAGACCTTAAAAGTATTTTTTCGTCATTCAACAAAAGATGAA GTTTCTGTTCACAATAtaagattgccaaaacaaagtgcTGTTGCAGATGTCATTAATGACCTCAAGACAAAG GTGGAGTTATCCAACGCTGATGCAGAGATTCGACTGCTTGATGTTTTCTACTACAAAATTTACAAG ATTTTTCCACTTGATGAAAAGGTTGAGAATATAAATGATTTTTATTGGACTTTGCGAGCGGAGGAG ATTCCAGAAGAGGAGAAGAATCTGGGTCCTAATGACCGTTTAATCCATGTTTATCATTTCAAGAAAGATGCATCCCGGAATGACATG CAGGTCAAAAATTTTGGAGAGCCTTTCTTTCTGCTTATCCACGAAGGTGAGATTCTAGCAGAGGTTAAACAACGTATCCAGAAGAAGCTGCAGGTGTCTGATGATGAATTTGCCAAG TGGAAGTTTGCATTCCTCTCCCAGGGAGAACCTGATTATCTTCAAGATACAGATATTGTTTCAAGTCGCTTTCAG AGCCTGGGAGATGTTTGTGCCTACGGAGCTTGGGAGCAATATCTTGGGTTGGAGCATTCGGACAATGCACCAGAAAGATATCCTCGCAACTTTTAA
- the LOC131052852 gene encoding ubiquitin C-terminal hydrolase 13 isoform X3 codes for MAQIKVDGSLIVHFRSLDKPKEDDFCLELSRLYTYDDVVDRVAHKLGLDDPSKIRLTGQNCFSQKPKPRPIKYRGVDYLSEMLVHYNKTSDILYYEVLDIPLPELQGLKTLKVFFRHSTKDEVSVHNIRLPKQSAVADVINDLKTKVELSNADAEIRLLDVFYYKIYKIFPLDEKVENINDFYWTLRAEEIPEEEKNLGPNDRLIHVYHFKKDASRNDMQVKNFGEPFFLLIHEGEILAEVKQRIQKKLQVSDDEFAKGEPDYLQDTDIVSSRFQSLGDVCAYGAWEQYLGLEHSDNAPERYPRNF; via the exons ATGGCCCAAATTAAAGTCGATGGATCTTTG ATTGTTCATTTTCGAAGCTTGGATAAGCCAAAGGAAGATGACTTTTGTCTTGAGTT ATCAAGACTCTACACTTATGACGATGTTGTAGATAGGGTTGCACATAAACTTGGTCTAGATGATCCTTCCAAAATCAGACTCACGGGGCAAAATTGTTTCTCTCAGAAACCAAAGCCTCGACCTATCAAGTATCGTGGCGTGGATTACTTATCTGAAATGCTGGTTCATTACAATAAG ACTTCTGATATCTTGTACTATGAAGTTCTGGATATACCACTCCCAGAGTTGCAAGGGCTAAAGACCTTAAAAGTATTTTTTCGTCATTCAACAAAAGATGAA GTTTCTGTTCACAATAtaagattgccaaaacaaagtgcTGTTGCAGATGTCATTAATGACCTCAAGACAAAG GTGGAGTTATCCAACGCTGATGCAGAGATTCGACTGCTTGATGTTTTCTACTACAAAATTTACAAG ATTTTTCCACTTGATGAAAAGGTTGAGAATATAAATGATTTTTATTGGACTTTGCGAGCGGAGGAG ATTCCAGAAGAGGAGAAGAATCTGGGTCCTAATGACCGTTTAATCCATGTTTATCATTTCAAGAAAGATGCATCCCGGAATGACATG CAGGTCAAAAATTTTGGAGAGCCTTTCTTTCTGCTTATCCACGAAGGTGAGATTCTAGCAGAGGTTAAACAACGTATCCAGAAGAAGCTGCAGGTGTCTGATGATGAATTTGCCAAG GGAGAACCTGATTATCTTCAAGATACAGATATTGTTTCAAGTCGCTTTCAG AGCCTGGGAGATGTTTGTGCCTACGGAGCTTGGGAGCAATATCTTGGGTTGGAGCATTCGGACAATGCACCAGAAAGATATCCTCGCAACTTTTAA
- the LOC131052852 gene encoding ubiquitin C-terminal hydrolase 13 isoform X2: MAQIKVDGSLIVHFRSLDKPKEDDFCLELSRLYTYDDVVDRVAHKLGLDDPSKIRLTGQNCFSQKPKPRPIKYRGVDYLSEMLVHYNKTSDILYYEVLDIPLPELQGLKTLKVFFRHSTKDEVSVHNIRLPKQSAVADVINDLKTKVELSNADAEIRLLDVFYYKIYKIFPLDEKVENINDFYWTLRAEEIPEEEKNLGPNDRLIHVYHFKKDASRNDMVKNFGEPFFLLIHEGEILAEVKQRIQKKLQVSDDEFAKWKFAFLSQGEPDYLQDTDIVSSRFQSLGDVCAYGAWEQYLGLEHSDNAPERYPRNF; this comes from the exons ATGGCCCAAATTAAAGTCGATGGATCTTTG ATTGTTCATTTTCGAAGCTTGGATAAGCCAAAGGAAGATGACTTTTGTCTTGAGTT ATCAAGACTCTACACTTATGACGATGTTGTAGATAGGGTTGCACATAAACTTGGTCTAGATGATCCTTCCAAAATCAGACTCACGGGGCAAAATTGTTTCTCTCAGAAACCAAAGCCTCGACCTATCAAGTATCGTGGCGTGGATTACTTATCTGAAATGCTGGTTCATTACAATAAG ACTTCTGATATCTTGTACTATGAAGTTCTGGATATACCACTCCCAGAGTTGCAAGGGCTAAAGACCTTAAAAGTATTTTTTCGTCATTCAACAAAAGATGAA GTTTCTGTTCACAATAtaagattgccaaaacaaagtgcTGTTGCAGATGTCATTAATGACCTCAAGACAAAG GTGGAGTTATCCAACGCTGATGCAGAGATTCGACTGCTTGATGTTTTCTACTACAAAATTTACAAG ATTTTTCCACTTGATGAAAAGGTTGAGAATATAAATGATTTTTATTGGACTTTGCGAGCGGAGGAG ATTCCAGAAGAGGAGAAGAATCTGGGTCCTAATGACCGTTTAATCCATGTTTATCATTTCAAGAAAGATGCATCCCGGAATGACATG GTCAAAAATTTTGGAGAGCCTTTCTTTCTGCTTATCCACGAAGGTGAGATTCTAGCAGAGGTTAAACAACGTATCCAGAAGAAGCTGCAGGTGTCTGATGATGAATTTGCCAAG TGGAAGTTTGCATTCCTCTCCCAGGGAGAACCTGATTATCTTCAAGATACAGATATTGTTTCAAGTCGCTTTCAG AGCCTGGGAGATGTTTGTGCCTACGGAGCTTGGGAGCAATATCTTGGGTTGGAGCATTCGGACAATGCACCAGAAAGATATCCTCGCAACTTTTAA
- the LOC131052852 gene encoding ubiquitin C-terminal hydrolase 13 isoform X4: MIVHFRSLDKPKEDDFCLELSRLYTYDDVVDRVAHKLGLDDPSKIRLTGQNCFSQKPKPRPIKYRGVDYLSEMLVHYNKTSDILYYEVLDIPLPELQGLKTLKVFFRHSTKDEVSVHNIRLPKQSAVADVINDLKTKVELSNADAEIRLLDVFYYKIYKIFPLDEKVENINDFYWTLRAEEIPEEEKNLGPNDRLIHVYHFKKDASRNDMQVKNFGEPFFLLIHEGEILAEVKQRIQKKLQVSDDEFAKWKFAFLSQGEPDYLQDTDIVSSRFQSLGDVCAYGAWEQYLGLEHSDNAPERYPRNF, from the exons ATG ATTGTTCATTTTCGAAGCTTGGATAAGCCAAAGGAAGATGACTTTTGTCTTGAGTT ATCAAGACTCTACACTTATGACGATGTTGTAGATAGGGTTGCACATAAACTTGGTCTAGATGATCCTTCCAAAATCAGACTCACGGGGCAAAATTGTTTCTCTCAGAAACCAAAGCCTCGACCTATCAAGTATCGTGGCGTGGATTACTTATCTGAAATGCTGGTTCATTACAATAAG ACTTCTGATATCTTGTACTATGAAGTTCTGGATATACCACTCCCAGAGTTGCAAGGGCTAAAGACCTTAAAAGTATTTTTTCGTCATTCAACAAAAGATGAA GTTTCTGTTCACAATAtaagattgccaaaacaaagtgcTGTTGCAGATGTCATTAATGACCTCAAGACAAAG GTGGAGTTATCCAACGCTGATGCAGAGATTCGACTGCTTGATGTTTTCTACTACAAAATTTACAAG ATTTTTCCACTTGATGAAAAGGTTGAGAATATAAATGATTTTTATTGGACTTTGCGAGCGGAGGAG ATTCCAGAAGAGGAGAAGAATCTGGGTCCTAATGACCGTTTAATCCATGTTTATCATTTCAAGAAAGATGCATCCCGGAATGACATG CAGGTCAAAAATTTTGGAGAGCCTTTCTTTCTGCTTATCCACGAAGGTGAGATTCTAGCAGAGGTTAAACAACGTATCCAGAAGAAGCTGCAGGTGTCTGATGATGAATTTGCCAAG TGGAAGTTTGCATTCCTCTCCCAGGGAGAACCTGATTATCTTCAAGATACAGATATTGTTTCAAGTCGCTTTCAG AGCCTGGGAGATGTTTGTGCCTACGGAGCTTGGGAGCAATATCTTGGGTTGGAGCATTCGGACAATGCACCAGAAAGATATCCTCGCAACTTTTAA